A genomic segment from Nicotiana tabacum cultivar K326 chromosome 7, ASM71507v2, whole genome shotgun sequence encodes:
- the LOC107775027 gene encoding ankyrin repeat domain-containing protein 2B-like (The RefSeq protein has 3 substitutions compared to this genomic sequence), giving the protein MSEGEKVLPTASABEKSGASENKKSSESSSTETPSGEARTTSTAAAGAGLQNPFDFSAMSGLLNDPSIKELAEQITKDPAFNQMAEQLQKTFQGAAVEESVPNFDSQQYYSTMQQVMQNPQFMTMAERLGNALMQDPSMSGMLESLSNPAQKEQIEERMARIKEDPSLKPILEEIESGGPAAMMRYWNDQETLKKIGEAMGFAAGGEGATSSAIPGTDETEEASEDESVVHQCASVGDAEGLKAALTAGADKDEEDSEGRTALHFACGYGEVKCAQILLEAGAKVDALDKNKNTALHYAAGYGRKECVALLLENGAAVTLQNMDGKTPIDVAKLNNQQEVLKLLEKDVFL; this is encoded by the exons ATGTCTGAG GGAGAGAAAGTTTTGCCTACTGCATCAGCAG atgaGAAGTCTGGGGCATCTGAGAACAAAAAATCTTCTGAGTCTTCCTCCACAGAAGCACCATCAGGAGAGGCGAGAACAACCTCTACGGCTGCGGCTGGAGCTGGGCTTCAAAATCCCTTCGATTTCTCAGCCATGTCTGGACTACTTAAT GACCCAAGTATCAAAGAACTAGCGGAGCAGATAGCGAAAGATCCTGCATTTAATCAGATGGCGGAGCAACTTCAGAAGACCTTTCAAGGTGCGGCAGTCGAGGAGAGCGTCCCCAACTTTGATAGCCAACAATACTACTCCACAATGCAACAGGTTATGCAAAATCCTCAATTTATGACAATGGCTGAGCGGCTTGGTAATGCGTTGATGCAG GATCCATCCATGTCTGGCATGCTTGAGAGTTTGTCAAACCCTGCTCAGAAGGAGCAAATTGAAGAACGGATGGCACGCATCAAAGAAGACCCATCGCTGAAACCGATTTTGGAAGAGATAGAGAGCGGGGGACCAGCTGCAATGATGAG GTATTGGAATGATCAAGAAACACTGAAGAAGATTGGTGAAGCAATGGGTTTTGCTGCTGGGGGAGAGGGTGCTACCTCTTCCGCAATACCTGGGACAGATGAAACCGAAGAGGCTAGTGAAGATGAATCTGTTGTTCACCAGTGTGCTAGTGTTGGTGATGCAGAG ggcttgaaggCTGCACTAACTGCTGGTGCTGATAAAGACGAAGAAGACTCAGAAGGAAGGACAGCATTGCATTTTGCTTGTGGATATGGCGAG GTGAAGTGTGCTCAGATTCTTCTGGAAGCTGGGGCAAAGGTTGATGCCTTGGACAAGAATAAGAATACTGCTCTTCACTATGCTGCTGGATATGGTAGGAAGGAGTGTGTCGCGCTGCTGCTAGAGAATGGAGCCGCTGT AACTCTCCAAAACATGGATGGAAAGACGCCCATCGATGTGGCCAAACTCAACAACCAGCAGGAGGTCCTAAAGCTGCTCGAGAAAGATGTGTTTCTGTGA